The following coding sequences are from one Paenibacillus sp. FSL R5-0912 window:
- a CDS encoding GntR family transcriptional regulator translates to MVIEFDNNQPIYLQIMNYIKGEIITGKLKPGDKIPSVRELAAEMQINPNTVQRTFQELERETIVETRRGMGRYVTGRKETILTIKKEMAQNVLDRFIRGMQELGFQGEDILAAVAENIHQRDQE, encoded by the coding sequence ATGGTTATCGAATTTGATAACAACCAGCCGATTTATCTTCAGATCATGAATTACATCAAAGGGGAGATCATTACAGGCAAGCTGAAGCCCGGTGACAAAATCCCCTCAGTACGTGAATTGGCGGCAGAAATGCAGATTAACCCGAATACGGTACAAAGAACCTTTCAGGAACTGGAGCGTGAGACAATCGTGGAGACTCGCCGCGGCATGGGCAGATATGTTACCGGAAGAAAAGAGACGATTCTGACCATCAAGAAGGAAATGGCACAGAATGTGCTGGACCGTTTTATCCGCGGCATGCAGGAGCTCGGCTTCCAGGGTGAAGATATTCTGGCGGCCGTAGCGGAGAATATACATCAGCGCGACCAAGAATAG
- a CDS encoding ABC transporter ATP-binding protein, whose product MNTSTRNQGLSGPVKKETVLEMQGVSKVIKGKAIVDNLSFDIRRGEIIGLLGPNGAGKTTTIRMMTGLIRMSGGDVLIHGHSIQKDFKRAISQIGAIIENPEFYPHMTGYDNLKQYLRMSDGAGESRIDEVVALVGLQEAMEKKVKAYSLGMRQRLGIAQALLHSPKLLILDEPTNGLDPAGIREMRDYMRTIAEVEGIAILISSHMLAEIEQICHRAVVIQNGKLVTVTQIAEAPEARSEVALTIRVDNTGNARTVAEALQGVEVTGTDEAHSELHVSLPDGNVPVLVAALSEAKVGVYRITENKQSLEDDFLKWTGGNRIA is encoded by the coding sequence ATGAATACATCCACTCGTAATCAAGGGCTGTCAGGCCCGGTGAAGAAAGAAACCGTATTGGAAATGCAAGGCGTCAGCAAGGTGATAAAAGGGAAGGCAATCGTAGACAACCTTAGCTTCGACATCCGCAGAGGGGAGATTATCGGACTGCTGGGTCCGAACGGTGCGGGCAAAACGACCACCATCCGCATGATGACCGGACTCATCCGTATGAGCGGAGGAGATGTCCTCATTCATGGGCACAGCATACAAAAGGATTTCAAGCGGGCCATCTCGCAGATCGGAGCGATCATCGAGAATCCGGAGTTTTATCCCCATATGACCGGTTATGACAATCTGAAGCAGTATCTGCGGATGAGCGACGGGGCCGGAGAATCGCGGATTGATGAAGTTGTGGCGCTGGTTGGACTGCAGGAAGCGATGGAGAAGAAGGTAAAAGCGTATTCGCTGGGCATGCGCCAGCGTCTGGGCATCGCCCAGGCCTTGCTGCATTCGCCGAAGCTGCTCATTCTGGATGAACCGACCAACGGGCTGGACCCCGCCGGAATCCGGGAAATGCGCGATTATATGCGCACGATTGCCGAGGTGGAAGGCATTGCAATACTAATCTCCAGCCATATGCTGGCCGAGATTGAACAGATCTGCCACCGCGCAGTTGTCATTCAGAACGGGAAGCTTGTGACGGTTACGCAGATTGCTGAGGCGCCGGAAGCGCGCAGTGAAGTAGCCCTCACCATCCGGGTGGATAATACCGGGAATGCGCGTACTGTTGCCGAAGCATTGCAAGGTGTGGAGGTGACCGGGACAGATGAAGCTCACTCCGAGCTGCATGTAAGCCTGCCCGACGGGAATGTTCCGGTGCTTGTGGCTGCACTCAGTGAAGCTAAGGTTGGGGTATACCGGATTACCGAGAATAAACAGAGTCTGGAAGATGATTTCCTGAAATGGACAGGGGGGAACCGCATTGCGTAA
- a CDS encoding ABC transporter permease — protein MRKFNQLVLNEWLKISKKRSFTVPYALLVLMVFVIGYIVHTVAGADTYTSAAEFTADSLLPTGIGQVLVILVIVGISGIVSKEYSQGTIKFLLIRARSRTAILASKYVTVLLYSLSMLLIATIALFVSGMIFFGLSGGDSGLSDILTSLLYSSVYCIVYATLGFMLGILTRSTGVTIGATIFATTIDKIIINRDFYKYFLFPNLNLAAYKDGGAPMPGMTLNFSIVLLCIYLALFLFAGFAVFRRRDVA, from the coding sequence TTGCGTAAATTTAATCAGCTCGTACTGAATGAATGGCTCAAAATCTCGAAGAAACGCAGCTTTACTGTTCCATATGCCCTTCTGGTGCTGATGGTATTTGTAATAGGTTATATTGTGCACACGGTGGCAGGGGCGGATACGTATACCTCTGCGGCGGAATTCACAGCAGACTCACTGCTGCCTACAGGAATCGGCCAGGTGCTGGTGATCCTCGTCATTGTAGGGATATCGGGGATTGTGTCCAAAGAATACAGCCAGGGGACCATCAAGTTTCTGCTGATCCGGGCCCGCAGCCGGACTGCGATACTGGCCTCTAAATATGTAACCGTACTGCTCTATTCATTGAGTATGCTGCTGATTGCAACGATCGCGCTGTTTGTCTCAGGAATGATCTTCTTTGGACTCAGCGGAGGGGATTCAGGACTCAGCGATATCCTTACCTCACTGTTGTACTCCTCCGTATACTGCATCGTGTATGCCACGCTCGGATTTATGCTCGGAATCCTGACCCGCTCAACAGGGGTGACGATCGGTGCGACTATCTTTGCCACTACCATAGATAAAATCATCATCAACCGTGATTTCTATAAATACTTCCTGTTCCCGAACCTAAATCTCGCAGCGTATAAAGATGGGGGTGCGCCGATGCCTGGAATGACGTTGAACTTCTCCATTGTGCTGCTGTGCATATATCTGGCGTTGTTCCTGTTCGCTGGATTTGCGGTCTTCAGACGCAGGGATGTTGCTTGA
- a CDS encoding phosphotransferase enzyme family protein has protein sequence MVSQAWPEWNGTLRKRSGGWNNTTYFVDKDARRAVLRIYDTHRDRNKIEFEHAVLQKLAILDLPFKTPVPILTSTGETMVQLEEGEGKLACLFGYIDGESPAEQDSGFYESFGEAAGTLSAVLADVKPESPPVYRPYYELGRSYPLCTREALRDLLLNPPEPLQGLLPELKVLVEAYEGVADSLEQLEELPHQLVHGDLNASNLLVNAEDAAQVTALLDFEFCTWDVRAMEAAVILSGMLCHEEEERIIRDFWRGFSRKIMLTAEEFTAIPTLILLRKVDVFLHFVTRYWKGIDEVKVLQEQIAVLAAEVIQMSGGKL, from the coding sequence ATTGTAAGCCAGGCCTGGCCGGAGTGGAATGGAACGTTAAGGAAGCGGAGCGGAGGCTGGAATAACACCACCTACTTCGTGGACAAGGACGCCCGCCGCGCTGTACTAAGAATCTATGATACACATCGGGACCGGAATAAAATAGAGTTCGAGCATGCCGTGCTGCAGAAGCTGGCTATACTGGATTTGCCGTTTAAAACCCCTGTTCCCATTCTTACCTCCACAGGGGAAACGATGGTTCAGCTTGAAGAGGGGGAAGGGAAGCTCGCTTGCCTGTTCGGCTATATTGATGGTGAATCTCCCGCTGAACAGGATTCCGGCTTCTATGAGTCGTTCGGTGAGGCAGCTGGGACATTATCTGCTGTGCTCGCTGATGTGAAGCCGGAGAGCCCTCCTGTATACAGGCCCTACTATGAGCTGGGGCGGTCGTACCCGCTGTGCACCCGGGAAGCGCTCCGCGACCTGTTGTTGAATCCGCCTGAACCTCTCCAGGGTTTGCTGCCCGAACTGAAAGTGCTTGTTGAGGCTTATGAAGGAGTGGCAGACTCACTGGAGCAGCTGGAGGAGTTACCCCACCAGCTGGTGCATGGCGATCTTAATGCCTCTAACCTACTGGTGAATGCGGAGGATGCTGCGCAGGTGACGGCGCTGCTTGATTTTGAGTTCTGTACCTGGGATGTACGGGCCATGGAGGCTGCGGTCATCTTGTCCGGAATGCTGTGCCATGAAGAGGAAGAGCGGATTATCCGTGATTTCTGGCGGGGCTTCAGCCGCAAGATCATGCTTACCGCAGAAGAATTCACAGCGATTCCGACGCTGATCCTGCTGCGTAAGGTCGACGTCTTTCTTCATTTTGTCACCCGTTACTGGAAGGGCATTGATGAAGTGAAGGTGCTGCAGGAGCAGATCGCAGTGCTCGCGGCAGAGGTGATACAGATGTCGGGCGGGAAGCTGTAG
- a CDS encoding sulfurtransferase codes for MHATVTKRWLLARLYEPEQIIVDCRFTLGKPQAGRNSYEEEHIPGAVYLDMELDLSSPVGGHGGRHPLPDPEVLAARLTKLGIGNDSRIVAYDDESGMNAARLWWLLRYLGHEQVFILEGGFSQWKAEKYPVTDHQPVRVPSTFTANVQPHMLVDVEEVREVSKKTVNAVLIDSRANDRYHGQNETLDKKAGHIPGAVNYFWKDTQNADGSFKSADELAEHFAGLDKDCEIIVYCGSGVTACPNVLALEKAGFKNVRLYAGSWSDWISYEENPVATGEE; via the coding sequence ATGCACGCTACCGTAACCAAACGCTGGCTGCTCGCCAGACTCTACGAGCCGGAGCAGATCATCGTTGACTGCCGCTTCACACTGGGCAAACCTCAGGCCGGCAGAAATAGTTATGAAGAAGAGCATATTCCGGGTGCAGTCTATCTGGATATGGAGCTGGATCTGTCATCTCCGGTTGGCGGACATGGCGGCCGTCATCCCCTGCCTGATCCTGAGGTGCTGGCCGCACGGCTCACGAAGCTTGGAATCGGCAACGATTCACGTATTGTCGCCTATGACGATGAGAGCGGCATGAACGCTGCCCGGCTGTGGTGGCTGCTGCGCTACCTCGGACACGAGCAGGTATTCATCCTGGAAGGCGGCTTCAGCCAGTGGAAAGCCGAGAAATACCCGGTGACGGATCATCAGCCGGTGCGGGTGCCAAGTACTTTTACGGCAAATGTACAGCCGCATATGCTGGTGGACGTTGAAGAGGTTCGGGAGGTGTCGAAGAAGACGGTAAATGCTGTCTTGATCGACTCCCGCGCGAATGACCGCTATCACGGCCAGAACGAGACCTTGGACAAGAAGGCCGGACATATCCCCGGCGCGGTTAATTACTTCTGGAAAGACACGCAGAACGCAGACGGCAGCTTCAAGAGCGCCGATGAGCTTGCGGAGCACTTTGCAGGTCTCGACAAGGACTGTGAGATCATCGTCTACTGCGGCTCCGGAGTAACCGCTTGCCCGAATGTACTGGCCTTGGAGAAGGCTGGGTTCAAGAACGTGCGGCTGTATGCGGGAAGCTGGAGTGACTGGATTTCGTACGAGGAGAATCCGGTGGCGACTGGGGAAGAGTAA
- a CDS encoding DUF975 family protein: MNFLWFLLLIIPGIVKSYAYSQVPYILADNPHIGYNRAVELSKQMTRGHKFSMFVLDLSFIGWILLGLLALGIGVLFVQPYINATKAELYLELRHNALSYNLTTAHELRLAQTPFY, from the coding sequence TTGAATTTCTTATGGTTCCTTCTGCTGATCATTCCTGGCATTGTAAAATCCTATGCGTACAGTCAGGTGCCTTACATCCTTGCGGACAATCCGCATATCGGGTATAACCGCGCAGTAGAATTAAGCAAGCAAATGACACGCGGTCATAAATTCAGCATGTTTGTGCTTGATTTGAGCTTCATTGGCTGGATTCTGCTGGGCCTGCTGGCACTCGGCATCGGCGTATTATTTGTTCAGCCCTATATCAATGCCACTAAGGCCGAGCTGTACCTGGAGTTGCGCCACAATGCACTTTCGTATAATTTGACAACGGCCCATGAACTCCGGTTAGCACAGACCCCGTTTTACTAA